A stretch of the Malus sylvestris chromosome 10, drMalSylv7.2, whole genome shotgun sequence genome encodes the following:
- the LOC126585822 gene encoding uncharacterized protein LOC126585822 translates to MEWFYPKRRRPQLKQSWTGQTLTSISAPPPHLLTIFAIVIALLWLSQYTDYKSQMQHTAINFQIFLISLPILLVFLVASYSSISSSGWFNFGVRRREHESVHRVGGGSSSPWGVAVLLVLLLVLVSYQSSFHSKWFGGRSD, encoded by the coding sequence ATGGAGTGGTTCTACCCTAAGAGGAGGCGCCCACAGCTGAAGCAAAGTTGGACTGGCCAAACCCTAACCTCAATCTCTGCACCTCCCCCACATTTACTCACCATCTTTGCCATTGTCATTGCTTTGTTATGGCTCTCTCAGTACACTGACTACAAGTCCCAAATGCAACACACAGCCATCAACTTCCAGATCTTCCTAATATCGTTGCCTATTTTGTTGGTATTTTTGGTAGCTTCGTATTCTTCGATTTCTTCTAGTGGATGGTTCAACTTCGGGGTCCGGCGTCGGGAGCACGAGTCGGTTCACCGAGTTGGCGGCGGTTCAAGCTCGCCGTGGGGTGTTGCTGTCTTGTTGGTGCTGCTTCTGGTGTTGGTATCTTACCAATCGTCGTTTCATTCCAAGTGGTTTGGTGGGAGGTCGGATTGA